The Geobacillus genomosp. 3 genome segment TTTTCGCCAGCAGCTGGATGATGTCCTCGTCGGCAATCGACGGCCCTTGGCCATTAATTTCCGTCTCGCGCCCTGCCTTTAGCTTGACATTAATGCGCGTCTGGCCGGAGACTCGAACAAAATCGGAAACGATCCCTTCTTTCCGGAGCTCGGCTTCAATAAACTCCCCGGTAAACCCGCCGACAAAGCCGAGCGCTACACTGTCGACACCGAGCCGCTTCAGCACGCGGGATACGTTAATCCCTTTCCCGCCCGGGAATGTCATCGTTTTCAATGCGCGGTTCAGTTCGCCGATGCGCAATTCATCGACATGGACAACGTAATCAACAGATGGATTGAACGTACAAGTGTAAATCATCGCGTCACAACCTCGACTGTCGTTTTTGCTTTGTATCGCTCTTGCCACTCCTCATCAAGCTCATCGGTGATCAAGACGGCTTCGTCCAAATCGGCAATTTTGGCAAACGCGCTTTCATTCAACTTGGAATGGTCGGCAAGCACATACGCCTGCTGCGCCAACTGCATCGCCGTATATTTGACGAGCGCCTCTTCTGGATCCGGCGTCGTGTACCCATGCTCATCATGAACGCCGTTCGCGCCGATAAAACATTGATCGAACCGATATTGCCGCAGCGATTCAATCGCGCCCCGCCCGATTAAGGCTTTCGTCTTCGGCTTCACCATGCCGCCAATGACATACGTCGTGATGCCATACTCGAGCAGCCGTTCCACATGCATGACGCCGTTCGTGACGACAACGACATCTTTTTCCGCCAGATGCGGAATCATTTCAAACGTCGTCGTCCCGGCATCCAAGTAAACGCAGTTGCCTTGTTGCACCAAACGGGCGGCATAGGCGGCGATCTGCCGTTTTTCTTCCATATATTTCAGCGATTTTTCCGACACGCTCAACTCTTCGCGTTTTTGCTGCAGCAAAGCTGCTCCGCCGTGAATGCGGCGCAGCTTTTTTTCTTTTTCCAACTGCGTCAAATCGCGGCGAATCGTCGATTCGGACGCCCCTGTCGCGTCAACAAGCTCTTGCAGCTTGACAACCCCTTTTTGCACCAATAAGTCCAAAATAAGGCGGTGGCGTTCTTCTGTCAGCACGTTTCCACCTCCGATAGTAGGCAATAGTGTCTATCTCTATCATAAGCGAAGGCAAGCAAAAAATCAATCATAATCATCCATTTTCATTCATTAATAACCAAAATAATATCAAAAACAATCACAAACGGTCGACAACAACAAAAAAAACATTGCCCTTCATGCTGATGGGGCAATGTTTCCCACTACAACCCGGAAAGATATAGCTGAATGTCCAACGAATCGATTTGCGAGACAAGCAATTCCTCATACTTCTTTTGTGCGAAGAAACGCACCTCCGTCTCCGCCATGCCCGGATGTTCGGTTTTGACTTGCTTCACCATGTCGTTCCACACGTTTTGCGCGAGCAACACAAGCCGGACATAATGCCGTTCTTGCTTCCAAAATGCCGTTTCCCCGTATTGGCGGATGAGCGTTTGCGCCGTTTTGCTTTCGCTGTATTGATTCTTTCGCTTTTCCATCTCGCGGTCAACCGCCTGCTGGCCGACTGAATACCCTTTTTCTTCCGCAAGCAGCGCCATCGAGTGCAGTTCGATGAGGTGAGTGAGAGCGGAACGGGGCTCAGCCGTCGCATTAAGTTGCCGCTCCCAATAGCTGAGCCGCTCGGTGAGCTCCGGGCCGCGCTCGTTCTGTTGGATCTCCTCCATAGCCGAGGAGATCTCAATTTTCCGTCGTGTTTGGTAAAACTTCACTTCCGCTGCCGTAATCGCTTGGCCGTTGATCATCGCGGCAACATCTTGCCGCTTGACCGTCAGTGTCACAAGCTTTTCCGTCATTTCGCTCCCGTCTTTCATTTGCAACAAAACATCCCATTCTCCTTCCATCGGCAGCTGCACTTGTCCCTCATAAAGGCCGGGTTCCCCTTCTTTCAACGCGGCAACGATTTGCCCGTGGTCCATGTTCGCCATCTCAAATATCGCCGTCACCTCAAGCCCGCTGGCCGGTTCCCCGTTCTTTTGAATGGCAACCGCAAACGTGGAAGCTGTTCCTTCCTTATAAAAAGGGGTGGTTTTCACCGACACAGTCCAATCGCTTCCTTGGCATCCGGCGAGCAACACCAAAAGTGCTGCCATAATCGTCATCCATTGCCGCTTCACGTTATTCTCCTCCCATCATCGTATGAAGGGTAAACTGTTCAACCGGATATTTCGTCACTTTCCCATTTTCCAAATAGGCGACATGGGTGCAAAGCTGCCTGACTTCATCGAGGTGATGCGAAGAGATCAGCATCGTTTTGTCCGGCAGCGAGCGCAAAATCGAGAAAAAATCCGCCCGCCCTAACGGATCGAGCCCGCTTGTCGGCTCGTCTAAAATGAGCAGTTCGGCATCATCGTAAAGCATAATGGCAAGCCCGAGCCGCTGCAACATGCCTTTGGAATAATGTCTGCTTTTCATATGACGCGCCTCCCACAGGCGGACGGCGCGCAAAACGTGCTCAATCCGTCCTTCATCGACCGTCCCGTGCAATGAAGCGAAAAAGCGCACATTTTCCTCGCCGGTCAACTGGGGATAAAGCTGGAATTTTTCCGGCAAATAGGCGACTTTC includes the following:
- a CDS encoding ABC transporter ATP-binding protein: MIEVAGLTVSYRNKKVLDDVHLVIKKGERCALVGRNGAGKSTFIHSLLNLLPAARGAVSIAGIDHRRHEWKTKVAYLPEKFQLYPQLTGEENVRFFASLHGTVDEGRIEHVLRAVRLWEARHMKSRHYSKGMLQRLGLAIMLYDDAELLILDEPTSGLDPLGRADFFSILRSLPDKTMLISSHHLDEVRQLCTHVAYLENGKVTKYPVEQFTLHTMMGGE
- a CDS encoding FixH family protein gives rise to the protein MKRQWMTIMAALLVLLAGCQGSDWTVSVKTTPFYKEGTASTFAVAIQKNGEPASGLEVTAIFEMANMDHGQIVAALKEGEPGLYEGQVQLPMEGEWDVLLQMKDGSEMTEKLVTLTVKRQDVAAMINGQAITAAEVKFYQTRRKIEISSAMEEIQQNERGPELTERLSYWERQLNATAEPRSALTHLIELHSMALLAEEKGYSVGQQAVDREMEKRKNQYSESKTAQTLIRQYGETAFWKQERHYVRLVLLAQNVWNDMVKQVKTEHPGMAETEVRFFAQKKYEELLVSQIDSLDIQLYLSGL
- a CDS encoding DeoR/GlpR family DNA-binding transcription regulator, encoding MLTEERHRLILDLLVQKGVVKLQELVDATGASESTIRRDLTQLEKEKKLRRIHGGAALLQQKREELSVSEKSLKYMEEKRQIAAYAARLVQQGNCVYLDAGTTTFEMIPHLAEKDVVVVTNGVMHVERLLEYGITTYVIGGMVKPKTKALIGRGAIESLRQYRFDQCFIGANGVHDEHGYTTPDPEEALVKYTAMQLAQQAYVLADHSKLNESAFAKIADLDEAVLITDELDEEWQERYKAKTTVEVVTR